In Ignavibacteria bacterium, one DNA window encodes the following:
- a CDS encoding flagellar hook capping protein, which yields MPQRIVNQSFPTTQTETRGTPGTLGKNDFLKLLVGQMKYQDPLNPMKGTEFTAQLAQFSGLEQLQNMNDNLQESMSTNYILTSSINNALASNFVGKNVKAASDQFYWQGGNGMRLGYNLTKDYSKVTVKIYDESDNLIREFRGGNRVGENVVVWDGKDDNHGIVDEGIYRFEIEDSEGRNISAQQFMFGKINSVRYDQNGTVFLVDGIEVRLSDILEVSYGG from the coding sequence ATGCCACAACGAATAGTTAATCAATCATTTCCGACAACACAAACGGAAACACGAGGAACGCCAGGAACGCTTGGAAAGAATGATTTCCTCAAATTACTAGTAGGACAGATGAAGTATCAAGACCCGTTGAATCCAATGAAAGGAACGGAATTTACGGCGCAACTTGCTCAATTCAGCGGCTTGGAACAACTGCAAAATATGAATGATAATTTGCAGGAAAGTATGAGTACGAACTATATTCTCACTTCATCCATCAATAATGCGTTAGCGTCGAATTTTGTCGGAAAAAATGTAAAAGCGGCTTCCGACCAATTTTATTGGCAAGGTGGAAACGGAATGCGTCTTGGATATAATCTTACGAAGGATTATTCCAAAGTTACCGTAAAAATCTATGATGAAAGTGATAATTTAATACGTGAATTTCGAGGAGGAAACAGAGTGGGTGAAAACGTTGTCGTATGGGATGGAAAAGACGATAATCATGGAATTGTAGATGAAGGAATTTATCGTTTTGAAATTGAAGATAGTGAGGGGAGAAACATTAGTGCGCAACAATTTATGTTTGGCAAAATAAATTCGGTTCGATACGACCAAAACGGAACAGTATTTTTGGTTGATGGAATTGAAGTTCGGCTTTCTGACATTTTAGAAGTTTCGTACGGAGGATAG
- a CDS encoding flagellar protein: MTETPIINGVQPPFLPIGGIEALSDKLAISPSADSKSFQSILQKEMRAVKFSAHAQERLKNRQIELNERDITSIENAVTRAEEKGSRDSLLLMNNLALVVSVKNRTVVTAMDSQSIREHVFTNIDSTVII; this comes from the coding sequence ATGACGGAAACTCCGATTATCAACGGTGTACAGCCGCCTTTTTTACCGATTGGTGGAATAGAAGCGTTAAGCGATAAATTAGCAATTTCCCCTTCTGCTGATTCAAAATCGTTTCAGTCTATTCTTCAAAAAGAAATGCGTGCAGTAAAATTTTCTGCTCATGCACAAGAACGATTGAAGAATAGACAAATAGAATTGAACGAGCGTGATATTACGAGCATAGAAAACGCCGTAACACGTGCCGAAGAAAAAGGTTCTCGCGATTCATTATTGCTAATGAATAATCTCGCATTAGTTGTAAGTGTAAAAAACCGAACAGTTGTAACGGCGATGGATTCGCAAAGTATTCGCGAACACGTTTTTACCAATATAGATAGTACGGTAATTATTTAA
- a CDS encoding flagellar hook protein FlgE, with the protein MSFIRALFSGVSGIKGHQTMMDVIGNNIANINTIGFKTGRATFAETFTQTLSSATPPPATAIGGGRLARGGTNPIQVGLGTAIGSIDNLFAQGTIQATGQATDIAVEGDGLFAVRINDSILYTRAGNFTVDGDGRLINPSTGGILQGRIANQFGEFPTGDATVSGAALTDLAINRAQKIAARQTSEITLFGNLDPGAPADIGDGTPTIVTVTTPMYDSLGNRLNLTLQFVKDTEFGAGDNQTWTVNLKSVQMEVNDPLNPNITEPGYITVELDEELASLTFNQDGSLNSDGVDDTGEVLYEFDNTTFGGVDVQPVIFKFGTVNPDFDSAVPSTWGPLDGVTGNTAQTSIAVRKQDGYASGLLEDFFIDQNGKITGKFSNGKTLTLSQVLLAQFDNVSGLEKIGDNLFGETGNSGSPIFSIAGVQNSTRIRGGTLEQSNVDLTEEFTNLILAQRGFQSNAKVVTTSDELIQDLISMKR; encoded by the coding sequence ATGTCATTTATCAGAGCATTATTTTCGGGTGTTTCCGGTATTAAGGGACACCAAACAATGATGGACGTTATCGGTAATAATATTGCAAATATTAATACCATTGGATTCAAAACAGGACGTGCAACGTTTGCAGAAACGTTCACACAAACGTTAAGTTCAGCAACTCCGCCTCCTGCAACAGCAATTGGCGGCGGGAGATTGGCTCGCGGCGGTACTAATCCCATTCAAGTTGGTTTAGGAACTGCGATCGGAAGTATAGATAACTTATTTGCACAAGGAACTATACAAGCAACAGGTCAAGCAACGGATATTGCTGTCGAAGGCGATGGATTGTTTGCTGTACGAATCAATGATTCAATACTATACACTCGCGCAGGTAATTTTACCGTAGATGGCGATGGAAGACTTATCAATCCTTCTACGGGTGGAATTTTACAAGGAAGAATTGCTAATCAATTTGGAGAATTTCCAACAGGAGATGCAACTGTTTCGGGTGCTGCTTTAACAGATTTAGCAATAAATCGAGCACAAAAAATTGCAGCGCGACAAACTTCTGAAATTACACTTTTTGGTAATTTGGATCCAGGTGCGCCGGCTGATATTGGTGATGGTACTCCAACTATTGTTACAGTTACAACGCCAATGTATGATTCATTAGGAAATCGTTTGAATCTTACGTTGCAGTTCGTAAAAGATACTGAATTTGGCGCTGGAGATAATCAAACATGGACAGTTAATTTAAAGAGCGTTCAAATGGAAGTAAATGACCCGCTCAATCCGAATATTACTGAACCTGGATATATCACTGTCGAACTTGATGAAGAACTTGCGTCTTTAACGTTCAATCAAGATGGTTCGTTAAACAGTGATGGAGTTGATGATACCGGTGAAGTGTTGTATGAATTCGACAATACAACATTTGGAGGAGTTGATGTTCAACCTGTTATTTTCAAATTCGGAACCGTTAACCCAGATTTTGATTCTGCAGTACCAAGTACGTGGGGTCCTTTAGATGGAGTAACGGGTAATACAGCACAGACGTCAATTGCCGTGCGAAAACAAGATGGATACGCTTCAGGATTGCTTGAAGATTTCTTTATAGACCAAAACGGAAAAATAACCGGTAAGTTCTCGAACGGTAAGACGCTTACATTATCTCAAGTTTTGCTTGCACAATTTGATAATGTCAGCGGTCTTGAAAAAATAGGAGATAATTTATTTGGTGAAACGGGTAATTCCGGTTCGCCGATTTTTTCCATTGCCGGTGTTCAGAATTCTACTCGTATTCGCGGCGGGACTCTGGAACAATCCAACGTTGATTTGACTGAGGAATTTACCAATCTCATTCTTGCACAGCGTGGATTTCAGTCGAATGCAAAAGTCGTAACGACAAGCGACGAACTTATTCAAGATTTAATTTCGATGAAGCGATAA
- a CDS encoding flagellar protein FlbD: MIEVTRFNNQKIIINAEMIEFVESTPDTAIHMDNGKTHLVKEDVKSIVDKVLKYRRDIHLLTETIN, from the coding sequence ATGATAGAAGTAACACGATTTAATAACCAAAAAATAATCATCAATGCAGAGATGATTGAATTCGTTGAATCAACACCTGATACTGCTATCCATATGGACAATGGAAAAACGCATCTCGTCAAAGAAGATGTCAAAAGTATTGTAGATAAAGTGTTGAAATATCGGCGAGATATTCATTTACTTACTGAAACCATTAATTAA
- a CDS encoding flagellar basal body-associated FliL family protein, whose product MKSSSTIIIILLLIIIGGGGWYLYSSKNKTASTEEIDGGSGDGVSSKKVAVEKTKVETLEIKEKFLINITSASGSTYILKTEVSVEVSNKKSAGELALRQAKIADILNTVLRSKTYEELNNDFPKLKEELREKFDALVTEGKVLDVLFKTFVFQPLK is encoded by the coding sequence ATGAAATCGTCAAGCACCATTATCATAATTTTATTGCTCATCATCATCGGCGGCGGCGGATGGTATTTGTATTCATCGAAAAATAAAACCGCAAGTACTGAAGAAATTGATGGAGGATCGGGAGACGGTGTTTCTTCAAAGAAAGTAGCCGTAGAAAAAACAAAAGTAGAAACATTGGAAATAAAAGAAAAATTTTTGATAAACATTACAAGCGCTTCTGGAAGTACGTATATCTTAAAAACAGAAGTTTCGGTTGAAGTTTCAAATAAAAAATCTGCAGGCGAATTAGCGTTGCGACAAGCAAAAATTGCAGATATATTAAACACAGTACTTCGTTCAAAAACGTATGAAGAATTAAATAATGACTTTCCAAAACTCAAAGAAGAATTACGTGAAAAATTTGATGCGCTTGTTACCGAAGGAAAAGTGTTAGACGTATTATTTAAGACATTTGTTTTTCAACCACTAAAATAA
- the fliM gene encoding flagellar motor switch protein FliM, translating to MCFSTTKIKNTLVEILSKQEIDSLLGGIASGQIRPQMTDVDADAKIIESHDFRLPHRLSEERLRTLRAIHENFADSFKTYLVSRLQMMVSVGLQNIEQVIYNEYSLGSSGPRCLYIFRIEESSSYAILEYTPELILALVERLLGGSLSEPIEKSGNDIRQITKIEQSIVKGFIQRGITDLQNAWRRLAPLTFRLERYESRADFAQITPSNENVIVMAFDIAIGDKHYRMNVCFPTAAVKDVLEKLEGQEKVTLRGGKSRDSWGPELQKRIEKTELPVGIQLGKASITIQEMMDLEIGDVLRLDTKIGGEVRVLVGGKIKFYAKPGFSNDNYSVKISRKETENISKGEMY from the coding sequence ATTTGTTTTTCAACCACTAAAATAAAGAATACCCTGGTGGAAATACTTTCAAAACAAGAAATAGATAGTCTGCTTGGCGGAATAGCATCGGGTCAAATTCGTCCTCAAATGACTGATGTGGATGCAGACGCAAAAATAATAGAATCGCACGATTTTCGTTTGCCGCATCGTTTATCGGAAGAACGGCTTCGAACGTTGAGGGCAATTCACGAAAACTTTGCAGATTCGTTTAAAACATATTTGGTTTCGCGGTTGCAAATGATGGTTTCCGTCGGATTGCAAAATATCGAACAAGTCATTTACAATGAATACTCGCTTGGAAGTTCTGGGCCGCGTTGTTTATACATTTTTCGTATTGAAGAATCAAGTTCTTATGCAATTTTAGAATATACACCGGAACTTATATTAGCACTTGTTGAACGATTACTTGGCGGTTCGCTTTCTGAACCGATTGAGAAATCCGGAAATGATATTCGTCAAATTACAAAAATTGAACAAAGTATAGTCAAAGGATTTATTCAACGAGGAATTACAGATTTACAAAATGCTTGGAGACGACTTGCGCCATTGACATTTCGATTAGAACGGTATGAAAGTAGAGCGGATTTTGCTCAAATAACACCTTCAAATGAAAACGTTATTGTGATGGCATTTGACATTGCAATAGGAGATAAGCATTACAGAATGAATGTTTGTTTTCCAACAGCCGCCGTCAAAGACGTACTCGAAAAATTAGAAGGACAAGAAAAAGTTACGTTACGGGGCGGGAAATCGAGAGATTCATGGGGTCCGGAACTTCAGAAACGAATCGAAAAAACTGAACTTCCTGTTGGAATTCAATTGGGAAAAGCATCAATTACTATTCAAGAAATGATGGATTTGGAAATTGGTGATGTGTTACGATTGGATACGAAAATTGGCGGAGAAGTACGAGTATTAGTTGGAGGGAAAATAAAATTTTATGCAAAACCAGGTTTTTCAAACGATAATTATTCAGTAAAAATTTCAAGAAAAGAAACAGAGAACATCTCAAAAGGAGAAATGTACTAA
- the fliN gene encoding flagellar motor switch protein FliN yields MSPEMESSGVEIHKAEFEPLHPGPKFEEKERKFDILLDLKLPLNIELGRTNMQIKDILELERGSLIELDKYSTEPVDIWINGKKMAEGEVVVIDKHFGVRITNLVDASERLKGLGK; encoded by the coding sequence ATGTCTCCAGAAATGGAATCATCTGGTGTAGAAATCCATAAAGCCGAATTTGAACCACTTCACCCGGGACCAAAATTCGAAGAGAAAGAACGAAAATTTGATATACTTTTAGATTTGAAACTTCCTCTCAATATAGAATTGGGAAGAACGAATATGCAGATAAAAGATATATTGGAATTGGAGCGAGGTTCTCTCATCGAACTCGATAAATATTCTACGGAACCAGTAGATATTTGGATTAACGGGAAAAAAATGGCAGAAGGAGAAGTGGTCGTAATTGATAAACATTTCGGAGTACGCATTACGAATCTCGTAGATGCTTCTGAACGATTGAAAGGTTTAGGAAAGTAG
- the fliO gene encoding flagellar biosynthetic protein FliO, producing the protein MEWIALKAIFSLIFVLVFMGLVLFLLKKYMFSKTRAPSIGADMQILGTLVLHPKKSIYIVKAANKFLVVGVTDSSIHSLSEFSAEESAQLMKHVESAQQISSKSFTEYFTEYLGIIGWRNKKKTQFSVFQSSDTNES; encoded by the coding sequence ATGGAATGGATTGCTCTCAAAGCAATATTTTCGCTTATTTTTGTTCTCGTTTTTATGGGATTAGTATTATTTCTTTTGAAGAAATATATGTTCTCAAAAACGCGTGCTCCTTCTATCGGTGCCGATATGCAAATTCTTGGCACACTCGTACTCCATCCCAAGAAATCTATTTATATTGTAAAAGCAGCGAATAAATTTTTAGTTGTTGGAGTTACTGATAGTTCCATTCATTCACTTTCCGAATTTTCCGCAGAAGAAAGCGCGCAATTAATGAAGCACGTTGAAAGCGCGCAACAAATTTCCTCGAAATCGTTTACCGAATATTTCACAGAGTATTTAGGCATTATCGGCTGGCGAAACAAGAAGAAGACCCAATTTTCTGTTTTTCAGTCTTCCGATACCAACGAATCTTGA
- the fliP gene encoding flagellar type III secretion system pore protein FliP (The bacterial flagellar biogenesis protein FliP forms a type III secretion system (T3SS)-type pore required for flagellar assembly.), translating to MRKLWLIVFLLFAAGTFVFAQDKQLPFPKIGIEVGKSTKPEEVAVTLQILFLMTILSLAPALMILTTCFTRIIIVLHFIKQAIGVQQVPPSQVLVGLAIFLTFFIMGPTWNEVNNKGLQPYLKEEITLDEAYIKGVEPIREYMFKHTREEDLELFTKMANVEKPSSRKDVPTHVLIPAFALNELRIGFQIGFVLFIPFIIIDLVITSILMSMGMMMLPPVIISLPFKLLLFVMVDGWHLVIDSLMRSFQ from the coding sequence ATGAGAAAATTGTGGTTGATTGTATTTTTGCTTTTTGCAGCAGGAACGTTTGTTTTTGCTCAAGACAAACAACTCCCGTTTCCTAAAATTGGAATTGAAGTAGGGAAGTCAACTAAACCGGAAGAAGTTGCAGTTACGTTGCAAATTCTTTTTTTGATGACGATACTTTCTCTTGCTCCTGCGTTGATGATTCTCACGACGTGTTTTACAAGAATAATTATCGTACTGCATTTTATTAAACAAGCGATTGGAGTTCAGCAAGTTCCTCCGTCACAAGTGCTCGTTGGTCTTGCAATATTTCTGACGTTTTTTATTATGGGACCAACGTGGAACGAAGTGAATAACAAAGGGTTGCAACCGTATCTGAAAGAAGAAATTACGTTAGATGAGGCGTATATCAAAGGCGTTGAACCGATTCGCGAATATATGTTTAAGCATACGCGCGAAGAAGATTTGGAATTGTTCACCAAGATGGCAAACGTTGAAAAACCGAGTTCAAGAAAAGATGTTCCAACGCACGTATTAATTCCAGCATTTGCACTGAATGAACTTCGTATTGGATTTCAAATCGGATTTGTTCTTTTTATTCCGTTTATCATTATAGATTTAGTGATTACGAGTATTTTAATGTCTATGGGAATGATGATGTTGCCGCCGGTAATTATTTCGCTTCCGTTTAAACTGTTGCTCTTTGTTATGGTTGATGGCTGGCATCTGGTTATTGATTCGTTGATGCGAAGTTTTCAATAG
- the fliQ gene encoding flagellar biosynthesis protein FliQ: MSEEFVISLARDFFWTTILVGGPALVVSLVIGLLISVFQAATSIQEYTLTFVPKLIGIAIVMFFTLPWMLQVLITFTTNLFLKIPDLAR; the protein is encoded by the coding sequence ATGTCGGAAGAATTTGTCATCAGTCTTGCACGCGATTTTTTTTGGACAACGATATTAGTTGGTGGTCCAGCGTTAGTTGTTTCACTCGTTATTGGGTTGCTGATTTCAGTTTTTCAGGCGGCAACTTCTATTCAGGAGTATACGTTGACGTTTGTTCCTAAACTTATTGGAATTGCAATCGTGATGTTTTTTACGTTGCCGTGGATGTTGCAAGTGTTAATTACGTTTACCACAAATTTATTTCTCAAAATTCCGGATTTGGCTCGATAA
- the fliR gene encoding flagellar biosynthetic protein FliR has protein sequence MSDILLSQFVLFLLLFVRIGSMVMIAPVLGHEAVPPQVKIVLSLFLALIFYPFVFKMKQQIPLQLAPFVIAVFSEACIGMLMGFAAGIFFAGAQVAGDFLAFNMGLGFAQMFDPGMNQQVTVLSKFFYVIALLIFVVINGPHFLLQGLQLSYSYVPIGHFQLSESLYKEVITLSKTMFVVAVKISAPAVVALFLTNVVLAILARVVPQMNVFLVGFPLQIAVGLIVLFIISPLMVFVFKKLLLTFEDNFFELVKVL, from the coding sequence ATGTCGGATATATTGTTATCACAATTCGTTCTCTTTTTATTATTGTTCGTACGCATTGGTTCAATGGTAATGATTGCCCCTGTACTTGGGCACGAAGCAGTTCCTCCGCAAGTAAAAATAGTATTGAGTTTGTTCCTTGCGCTAATTTTTTATCCGTTTGTGTTCAAGATGAAACAGCAAATTCCGTTACAACTTGCGCCGTTTGTCATTGCAGTTTTTTCGGAAGCGTGTATTGGAATGTTAATGGGATTTGCAGCAGGAATATTTTTTGCTGGCGCTCAAGTAGCAGGAGATTTTCTTGCGTTTAATATGGGACTCGGGTTTGCGCAAATGTTTGACCCGGGAATGAATCAACAAGTTACCGTACTCTCGAAGTTTTTTTACGTGATTGCGTTATTGATTTTTGTTGTCATCAACGGTCCGCATTTCCTTTTACAAGGATTACAATTAAGTTACAGTTACGTTCCTATCGGACATTTTCAATTGAGCGAATCGCTCTATAAAGAAGTAATAACATTATCGAAAACAATGTTCGTGGTTGCAGTAAAAATTTCTGCGCCTGCGGTTGTCGCGTTGTTTCTCACGAATGTTGTGCTTGCAATTCTTGCACGAGTTGTTCCGCAAATGAATGTGTTTCTTGTTGGATTTCCGTTGCAAATAGCCGTTGGATTAATTGTGCTGTTTATTATTTCACCGTTAATGGTGTTTGTATTTAAAAAGTTATTACTCACCTTTGAAGATAATTTCTTTGAACTTGTGAAAGTGTTGTAG
- the flhB gene encoding flagellar biosynthesis protein FlhB has product MADDDTREKSGGGEDSGQEKTEEPSQHKREKSRQRGAVAKSVEVNSAFILIFGLLLLYFMGSAAIVNLGDAAKKIFMESGASRISMVNAERFFLQGFVTLISTILPIVAILMLIGLASSIAQVGFLFTTQTLEFSWDKLDPLKGIKRIFFSRRSVEELAKSVLKIIIVAVVGYFSLKSVVNESIMVLDSDIGIVMSFIGKSSVSVGLKMGLAFLALALLDYMFQWREHQRQLRMTRHELKEETKETEGDPLLKSRIRSIQRSMARKRMIAEVPKADVVITNPTHVAIALKYEVGKMEAPKVIAKGAELLAQKIKAIAILHNIPIVEDQPLAQSLYKMVDVGETIPDKLYKAVAEILAYVYRLKNTRFGFGLN; this is encoded by the coding sequence ATGGCAGATGACGATACGAGAGAAAAAAGCGGCGGCGGTGAAGACTCCGGTCAGGAGAAAACGGAAGAACCATCGCAGCATAAACGAGAAAAATCGCGGCAACGCGGTGCAGTAGCAAAAAGCGTAGAAGTAAATTCTGCGTTCATTCTTATTTTCGGATTGTTGTTATTGTATTTTATGGGTTCTGCAGCAATTGTCAATCTTGGTGATGCAGCAAAAAAAATTTTTATGGAATCTGGCGCATCGCGAATTAGTATGGTTAATGCTGAGCGATTTTTTTTGCAGGGATTTGTAACTCTTATTTCGACCATACTACCGATTGTAGCAATATTAATGTTAATAGGGTTAGCGTCAAGTATAGCGCAAGTAGGATTTCTTTTTACAACACAAACATTAGAATTTTCTTGGGATAAACTTGACCCACTTAAAGGAATCAAAAGAATATTTTTTTCGCGTCGTTCGGTAGAAGAACTCGCAAAAAGTGTTTTAAAAATTATTATTGTAGCAGTAGTAGGTTATTTTTCATTAAAAAGCGTAGTGAACGAATCAATTATGGTTCTTGATAGCGACATCGGCATTGTGATGTCATTCATCGGAAAATCCTCCGTAAGTGTTGGATTAAAGATGGGACTTGCATTTTTGGCGTTAGCGTTACTCGATTATATGTTTCAATGGAGAGAACATCAACGCCAGTTACGTATGACGCGCCATGAATTAAAAGAAGAAACAAAAGAAACAGAAGGAGACCCGCTTTTAAAATCGCGCATTCGCAGTATTCAGCGTTCAATGGCAAGAAAACGAATGATTGCAGAAGTTCCGAAAGCGGATGTCGTGATTACAAATCCGACACACGTTGCTATTGCATTGAAATACGAAGTGGGAAAAATGGAAGCACCGAAAGTTATTGCAAAAGGCGCAGAACTACTTGCACAAAAAATAAAAGCGATTGCAATTTTGCACAATATTCCAATAGTTGAAGACCAACCGCTGGCGCAATCGTTATACAAAATGGTTGATGTGGGAGAAACAATTCCCGATAAATTATACAAAGCAGTCGCTGAAATTTTAGCATACGTTTATCGTTTGAAAAACACGCGATTCGGTTTTGGTTTGAATTAA
- the flhA gene encoding flagellar biosynthesis protein FlhA, whose product MIAIGVISIITVLVIPLPPQFLDVLLTLNITLSIITLMVSVYLKTPLEFSVFPGLLLLLTLFRLSLNIASTRLILGEAYAGEVIQAFGSFVVKGNYVVGFIIFIILIIIQFVVIVKGSGRVSEVAARFTLDAMPGKQMAIDADLNAGMIDEATARTRRQNIAREADFYGAMDGASKFVKGDAIAGLVINIVNLLGGLVIGMLQEGFSFTDAVQKYTLLTVGDGLVTQIPALIVATGAGIVITRSSSSGGTLDIELKQQLFGNPKVLYVVASTLLFFAIIPGLPGIPFLLLAFITGGIGYLTTKEKLLQEEEKAQPPITPVVEREEKVEEYLQVDPLELEIGYGLISIVDESQGGDLFKRIGNLRKQLAIDLGIIVPAIRVRDNLQLEPNEYVFKIRGNVSGRDFLRIGRILAMSPGEIGEHIDGIEVRDPAFGLPAVWIAERERERAELSGYTVVEPSAVLSTHLQEIIKRNAYKILGRQEVRKLIENLKKDYPAIVEELTPELLPQGMVQKVLQNLLKEGIPVRDLVSILEALIDYARVTKNVDVLTEYVRHSLSETIARLYQDERGVVHGIAMGPRLEQAIILAVQSQKEIGPSLGLSPSLIRSIHSGLTKAMETAIATGYLPIIICAATVRPYFFRMIHTTFHNVSVLSFTELPPEMEIEFIGKVEINDEG is encoded by the coding sequence ATGATTGCAATTGGAGTGATTTCAATCATTACCGTGCTTGTCATTCCATTACCTCCACAATTTCTTGATGTTTTACTCACGCTCAACATAACACTTTCCATTATTACACTAATGGTTTCAGTGTACTTAAAAACTCCCCTTGAGTTTTCCGTTTTTCCCGGACTTCTTCTTCTACTCACATTGTTTCGCTTGTCGTTGAATATAGCATCAACGCGTTTAATTTTAGGAGAAGCATACGCCGGCGAAGTGATTCAAGCGTTCGGTTCGTTTGTAGTAAAAGGAAATTACGTAGTTGGATTTATCATCTTTATTATTCTCATTATTATTCAATTCGTCGTCATCGTAAAAGGATCAGGTCGTGTTTCGGAAGTTGCTGCGCGATTTACGTTGGATGCAATGCCGGGAAAACAAATGGCAATTGACGCTGACTTAAACGCCGGAATGATTGACGAAGCAACTGCACGCACACGCCGTCAAAATATTGCGAGAGAAGCGGATTTTTATGGTGCGATGGATGGTGCAAGTAAATTTGTTAAAGGAGATGCGATTGCCGGATTAGTTATAAACATAGTGAACCTATTAGGCGGACTTGTTATTGGAATGTTACAAGAAGGATTTTCATTTACAGATGCCGTTCAAAAATACACATTGCTCACTGTTGGAGACGGATTAGTTACACAAATTCCCGCATTGATTGTAGCAACCGGAGCCGGTATTGTTATTACGAGAAGTTCTTCCTCCGGAGGTACGCTTGATATTGAGTTAAAGCAACAACTCTTCGGAAATCCCAAAGTGCTGTATGTTGTCGCAAGTACGTTGCTGTTCTTTGCAATTATTCCGGGACTTCCTGGGATTCCGTTTCTCTTACTTGCATTTATTACGGGAGGAATAGGATACTTGACAACCAAAGAAAAACTATTGCAAGAAGAAGAAAAGGCACAACCGCCAATTACTCCCGTTGTTGAACGTGAAGAAAAAGTTGAGGAATACTTGCAAGTTGACCCGTTGGAATTGGAAATTGGCTATGGTTTAATATCTATTGTTGATGAATCGCAAGGAGGAGATTTATTCAAACGAATCGGAAATTTGAGAAAACAACTTGCTATTGATTTAGGAATTATTGTTCCTGCTATTCGTGTACGCGATAATCTGCAACTTGAACCGAATGAATACGTTTTCAAAATTCGCGGGAATGTTTCAGGAAGAGATTTTCTCCGAATAGGAAGAATTTTAGCGATGAGTCCCGGTGAAATCGGAGAACACATTGATGGAATTGAAGTTCGCGACCCTGCTTTTGGATTACCTGCAGTATGGATTGCGGAACGAGAGCGAGAGCGCGCAGAACTTTCCGGTTATACAGTTGTAGAACCATCGGCAGTATTATCTACACACTTACAGGAAATCATAAAACGAAACGCATACAAGATTCTTGGGCGTCAAGAAGTTCGAAAACTCATTGAGAACTTAAAGAAAGATTATCCCGCAATTGTTGAAGAATTGACACCGGAACTATTGCCGCAAGGTATGGTTCAAAAAGTATTACAGAATTTATTGAAAGAAGGTATTCCTGTTCGCGACCTCGTCTCAATTTTAGAAGCGTTAATTGATTATGCGCGTGTAACAAAAAATGTTGACGTTCTCACTGAATATGTTCGTCATTCTCTTTCGGAAACCATTGCGCGTTTGTATCAAGACGAACGCGGCGTTGTTCATGGAATTGCGATGGGTCCTCGACTAGAGCAAGCAATTATCTTGGCGGTGCAATCACAAAAAGAAATCGGTCCAAGTCTTGGGTTATCGCCGTCGCTCATTCGTTCCATTCACTCGGGATTAACCAAAGCGATGGAAACAGCGATAGCCACTGGTTATTTGCCAATCATTATTTGTGCGGCAACAGTTCGTCCGTATTTCTTTAGAATGATTCATACAACATTTCACAATGTATCCGTGCTTTCATTTACAGAATTGCCGCCGGAAATGGAAATTGAATTTATCGGTAAAGTGGAGATAAACGATGAAGGTTAA